In Bacillus cytotoxicus NVH 391-98, the following are encoded in one genomic region:
- a CDS encoding ArsR/SmtB family transcription factor, translating to MAENKVETCQDTCSQTIIHEEVVDQVKQTIPNDESLSKVAELFKVLGDRTRTRILHALFEAEMCVCDLAYLLGMTQSSISHQLRVLKQAKLVKNRKEGKVVYYSLADHHVIGIFEQAFEHVNEED from the coding sequence ATGGCTGAAAATAAAGTAGAAACATGTCAGGATACATGTTCTCAAACAATTATCCATGAAGAAGTTGTAGATCAAGTAAAACAAACAATTCCAAATGATGAAAGTTTAAGTAAAGTAGCAGAATTATTTAAAGTGTTAGGTGATCGTACACGCACGCGAATTTTGCACGCGTTATTTGAAGCGGAGATGTGTGTGTGTGATTTAGCTTATTTACTCGGCATGACACAATCCTCTATTTCCCATCAACTTCGTGTATTGAAACAAGCAAAACTTGTGAAAAACCGTAAAGAAGGAAAGGTTGTCTATTATTCATTAGCTGACCATCATGTAATCGGTATTTTTGAACAAGCATTCGAACACGTAAATGAGGAAGATTAA
- a CDS encoding nicotinate phosphoribosyltransferase yields MNHYKDDSYALHTDLYQINMVYTYWKDGIHNRRSVFDLYFRKLPFENGYAVFAGLEKIIEYIENFRFTESDIAYLTELQFEEEFLRYLQNMKFTGTIRSMREGEVVFNNEPLLRVDAPLGEAQIIETALLNIVNYQTLIATKAARMKHAAGNDELLEFGTRRAHEFDAALWGTRAAFIGGFSSTSNVRAGKRFGIPVAGTHAHSFVQAYRDEYVAFKKYAETHKKCVFLVDTYDTLKSGVPNAIRVAKEFGDRIDFYGIRLDSGDMAYLSKEARKQLDEAGFTNTKIIASSDLDEYTIMHLKSQGAKIDVWGVGTKLITSFEQPALGAVYKLVAIEDKQGLLNDTIKISSNPEKITTPGLKRVYRIINRMNNHAEGDYIALESEEPGQEKRLKMFHPVHTYISKFVTNFEARELHHDIFTDGNRVYELPNILDIQKYTANSLTLFWEEYMRTLNPEEYPVDLSQECWNHKMKYIQTVREQITKNIQK; encoded by the coding sequence ATGAATCATTATAAAGACGATAGTTACGCCTTACATACTGATTTATATCAAATCAATATGGTTTATACATATTGGAAAGACGGGATTCACAATCGCCGTTCTGTTTTTGATTTATATTTTCGAAAGCTCCCATTTGAAAATGGCTATGCAGTTTTCGCTGGTCTTGAAAAAATTATAGAGTATATAGAAAATTTCCGTTTCACTGAAAGTGATATTGCATATTTAACTGAATTACAATTTGAAGAGGAATTTCTTCGTTATTTACAAAATATGAAGTTTACAGGGACTATTCGCAGCATGCGAGAAGGTGAAGTTGTTTTTAATAACGAACCTTTATTGCGCGTTGATGCGCCACTTGGCGAGGCACAAATTATTGAAACAGCTTTATTAAATATCGTAAATTATCAAACATTAATCGCAACAAAAGCAGCTCGTATGAAGCATGCTGCTGGTAATGATGAACTATTAGAATTCGGAACACGGCGCGCTCATGAATTTGATGCTGCTCTTTGGGGAACACGCGCAGCTTTTATTGGCGGCTTTTCTTCCACAAGTAACGTTCGTGCTGGCAAACGATTTGGAATTCCTGTAGCAGGTACACATGCCCACTCCTTCGTTCAAGCCTATCGGGATGAATACGTTGCCTTTAAAAAATATGCAGAAACACATAAAAAATGCGTCTTTTTAGTGGATACATATGATACATTAAAGTCTGGTGTACCAAATGCAATTCGAGTTGCCAAAGAGTTTGGAGATCGCATTGATTTCTATGGCATTCGTCTTGACAGCGGGGATATGGCATACTTATCTAAAGAAGCTCGTAAACAGCTTGATGAAGCTGGATTTACGAACACAAAAATTATTGCTTCTAGCGATTTAGATGAATATACAATTATGCATTTAAAATCTCAGGGAGCCAAAATCGACGTCTGGGGGGTTGGAACAAAGCTTATTACTTCTTTTGAACAACCTGCATTAGGAGCCGTCTATAAACTTGTCGCGATCGAAGATAAACAAGGGCTATTAAACGATACCATTAAAATTTCTTCCAATCCAGAAAAGATTACAACACCAGGACTCAAACGAGTTTATCGAATTATCAATCGCATGAACAATCACGCTGAAGGAGACTATATCGCATTAGAATCCGAAGAACCTGGGCAAGAAAAGCGTTTGAAAATGTTCCACCCTGTCCATACGTATATTAGTAAATTTGTAACAAATTTTGAAGCACGCGAACTCCATCACGATATTTTCACAGATGGAAATAGAGTATATGAATTACCTAACATACTAGATATCCAAAAATATACTGCAAACAGCTTAACATTATTTTGGGAAGAATATATGCGAACACTCAATCCTGAAGAATATCCTGTCGATTTAAGTCAAGAATGTTGGAATCATAAAATGAAGTATATTCAAACTGTAAGGGAACAAATTACAAAAAATATCCAAAAGTAA
- the ald gene encoding alanine dehydrogenase, whose protein sequence is MRIGVPTEIKNNENRVAMTPAGVVHLVRNNHEVFIQKGAGLGSGFTDAEYVEAGAKMVETAEEAWNQDMVMKVKEPIESEYKYFREGLILFTYLHLAPEPELTKALIEKKVVSIAYETVQLENRSLPLLAPMSEVAGRMAAQIGAQFLEKNKGGKGILLAGVPGVKRGKVTIIGGGQAGTNAAKIAVGLGADVTIIDLSAERLRQLDDIFGNQVKTLMSNPYNIAQAVKESDLVIGAVLIPGAKAPKLVTEEMIQSMEPGSVVVDIAIDQGGIFETTDRITTHDNPTYEKHGVVHYAVANMPGAVPRTSTLALTNVTVPYAVQIANKGYKEACLGNTALLKGINTLDGYVTFEAVAEAHGVAYKDAKELLEAETVSC, encoded by the coding sequence ATGCGTATTGGGGTACCAACAGAAATTAAAAACAACGAAAACCGTGTAGCAATGACACCAGCTGGTGTTGTACACTTAGTTCGTAACAATCACGAGGTATTTATTCAAAAGGGTGCTGGTTTAGGATCTGGTTTTACAGATGCTGAATATGTTGAAGCAGGAGCGAAAATGGTTGAAACAGCTGAGGAAGCTTGGAATCAAGATATGGTTATGAAAGTTAAAGAACCGATTGAAAGCGAATATAAATATTTTAGAGAAGGTTTAATTTTATTCACATATTTACATTTAGCTCCAGAACCAGAATTGACAAAAGCTTTAATCGAAAAGAAAGTGGTTTCTATTGCTTACGAAACAGTACAATTAGAAAACCGCTCTTTACCATTACTTGCACCTATGAGTGAAGTAGCAGGTCGTATGGCTGCACAAATCGGTGCACAGTTCCTTGAGAAAAATAAAGGTGGCAAAGGTATTTTACTTGCAGGCGTTCCGGGAGTAAAACGTGGGAAAGTAACAATTATCGGTGGTGGACAAGCTGGTACAAATGCTGCTAAAATTGCAGTTGGACTAGGTGCGGATGTAACAATCATCGACTTAAGTGCAGAACGTCTTCGTCAGTTAGATGACATTTTCGGAAATCAAGTAAAAACTTTAATGTCTAATCCTTACAATATTGCACAAGCTGTAAAAGAATCTGATCTTGTAATCGGTGCAGTATTAATTCCAGGGGCAAAAGCGCCAAAACTTGTAACAGAAGAAATGATTCAATCAATGGAACCTGGCTCTGTTGTTGTGGATATCGCGATTGATCAAGGTGGTATTTTCGAAACAACGGATCGCATTACAACTCATGATAACCCAACTTATGAAAAACATGGTGTTGTGCATTATGCAGTTGCAAACATGCCAGGTGCGGTTCCACGTACATCAACTCTTGCATTAACAAACGTAACAGTACCATATGCGGTACAAATTGCGAACAAAGGTTATAAAGAAGCTTGCTTAGGTAACACTGCGTTATTAAAAGGTATTAATACATTAGATGGCTATGTAACATTTGAAGCAGTTGCAGAAGCTCACGGTGTAGCATACAAAGATGCAAAAGAGTTATTAGAAGCAGAAACAGTATCTTGTTAA
- a CDS encoding methyl-accepting chemotaxis protein, which translates to MVKIKNLKVSSKLSFIIFISTISMIIIGIIGYSQMDKMSKHIDEIYNNSMLSVQTMDNIESNFHAQDAYLLEFVMTNDEEKHNKLNEKLQKNIQDNEKMMKLYEQTKKTSDEQKVYEAFKSDLTVYAKKVNEIITLGLENRNEDAHVKHTEELLPLKKSVTENLKHVGQINEKMAQQAYEVTQQSAKHTLTTFILVILSTIIALVILGYVVAQMITRPIQSLEIEIGKAAKGDLTARATYKSKDEIGHISESFNETMRSLSEILGVVKQTVYHAGSSTDSMLLDIKNVSETATTVRNTMEKINKHLELQDHGIQENAAAMNDMAIGVQQVSESAATVSELAVKMNEDANAGKEIVNKSIVQMEEIHDVVKRSLHAVQGLEVRTQNIDKAIEAIAYIAEQTNLLALNASIEAARAGEHGRGFAIVADEVRKLAEQSKDSTIEINRLLKEIEMDVKNFAKEMQIGQQETVKGMSAIETTSQTFDNIVTHINGVVTQIQEVSSSTEEMSAGIEEVSVSFSDISSTSQTITQENIKVFEVTNNQAKSASEVEEKSLQTIKIMNQLQKQISQFKTKEE; encoded by the coding sequence ATGGTTAAAATTAAAAATTTAAAAGTTTCATCCAAATTGTCATTTATTATTTTCATTTCTACTATTTCAATGATTATTATCGGAATCATTGGATATTCACAAATGGATAAAATGAGTAAACATATAGATGAAATTTACAATAATAGTATGTTGTCTGTACAAACAATGGATAATATTGAATCGAATTTTCATGCACAAGATGCTTACTTGTTAGAGTTTGTCATGACAAATGATGAGGAAAAACATAATAAACTAAATGAGAAATTACAGAAGAATATTCAAGATAATGAAAAGATGATGAAACTTTATGAACAGACGAAGAAGACATCTGATGAACAAAAGGTTTATGAAGCTTTTAAGTCAGACTTAACTGTATATGCTAAAAAAGTTAATGAAATCATTACATTAGGCTTAGAAAATAGAAATGAAGATGCACACGTAAAGCATACAGAGGAGCTTCTTCCTCTAAAAAAAAGCGTTACAGAAAATTTAAAGCATGTTGGACAAATTAACGAGAAGATGGCTCAACAAGCATATGAAGTCACGCAACAATCTGCAAAACATACGCTTACAACATTTATTTTAGTTATCTTGTCAACGATTATTGCGTTAGTGATCTTAGGCTATGTTGTTGCTCAAATGATTACAAGACCTATTCAAAGCTTGGAGATCGAAATAGGAAAGGCTGCAAAAGGAGATCTAACAGCTAGAGCAACATATAAATCTAAAGATGAGATTGGGCATATATCTGAGTCATTTAATGAAACAATGCGGAGTTTAAGTGAGATATTAGGAGTGGTGAAACAAACGGTATATCATGCAGGAAGTTCTACTGATTCTATGTTATTGGATATAAAAAACGTTTCAGAAACAGCAACTACAGTAAGAAATACAATGGAAAAAATCAATAAACATCTAGAATTACAGGATCATGGAATCCAAGAAAATGCAGCTGCGATGAATGATATGGCAATAGGTGTGCAGCAAGTATCGGAATCAGCAGCAACAGTTAGTGAACTTGCGGTAAAAATGAATGAGGATGCAAACGCAGGTAAAGAGATTGTAAACAAATCTATTGTACAAATGGAGGAAATTCATGATGTTGTAAAACGAAGTTTGCATGCTGTTCAAGGGTTGGAAGTGCGTACTCAAAATATTGACAAAGCAATAGAAGCTATTGCTTATATTGCTGAACAGACGAATTTATTAGCTTTAAATGCAAGTATTGAAGCGGCAAGAGCGGGAGAGCATGGTAGAGGCTTTGCAATTGTAGCTGATGAAGTACGCAAACTTGCTGAACAATCTAAAGATTCAACAATAGAGATTAATCGCTTACTGAAAGAAATTGAAATGGATGTAAAGAATTTTGCGAAAGAAATGCAAATAGGACAGCAAGAAACAGTAAAAGGTATGAGTGCAATTGAAACAACGAGTCAGACGTTCGATAATATTGTAACGCATATTAATGGAGTCGTAACTCAAATACAAGAAGTATCCTCTTCAACAGAAGAAATGTCTGCGGGTATTGAGGAAGTAAGCGTTTCTTTTTCAGATATTTCGTCTACTTCCCAAACAATTACACAAGAAAACATAAAAGTATTTGAAGTGACAAATAATCAGGCTAAATCGGCGTCAGAAGTAGAAGAAAAATCATTACAGACGATTAAAATAATGAATCAATTACAAAAACAAATTTCACAATTTAAAACAAAAGAAGAATAA
- a CDS encoding NprX family peptide pheromone, with amino-acid sequence MKKVIFGGIVLAALLIAVLEPQYGWRPDMSIGEGNIVEKVNL; translated from the coding sequence ATGAAAAAGGTGATTTTTGGTGGAATTGTATTGGCAGCATTGTTGATTGCGGTACTAGAACCTCAATATGGTTGGAGGCCAGATATGTCCATTGGAGAAGGAAATATAGTAGAAAAAGTAAATTTATAA
- a CDS encoding helix-turn-helix domain-containing protein yields MQQTLEKIGKQVFYKRLQQKMTQEELCQGICSVSYLSKIENGKIEASEEILQLLCTRLEIAVSDLRDVEEEVKDKLDEWLNALVHLDKPQVERIYKELQEEMNQVLDFEIINYYKLLYTRYLIMKRDLPALEEELEELKKVYKKYSPFQKLLYTYSRALMYFMKHRYKDSLECLVQTELMAKEQGYYETGIYYNLALVYSYLELDYMAIYFANIALEGFRSEYKFRNVINCQLIIAFSYIRKKQYDEALEMYNNISREAISFADKDVITSIVLNNLGYLYYHKKEYKKAKEYYLQCLQYKKEKKEEDLNYIDAVYEISLQCVQLQEFEEAREWIDKGIIVAKKDERYKGMLYLLLILQYKYFEKKEAYKRFLEAEAIPFFKAEENTKDLKKVYLELAECFEELSEFQESSHYYKLAVKLLEEEGGK; encoded by the coding sequence GTGCAACAAACATTAGAGAAAATCGGCAAACAAGTTTTTTATAAACGACTGCAGCAAAAAATGACACAAGAAGAATTATGTCAGGGCATTTGTTCCGTCTCATATTTAAGTAAGATTGAAAATGGAAAAATCGAAGCATCGGAGGAAATCTTGCAGCTACTCTGCACAAGGTTAGAGATTGCCGTTTCAGATTTACGAGATGTAGAAGAAGAAGTGAAAGACAAATTGGATGAGTGGTTAAATGCATTAGTTCATTTAGATAAACCACAAGTTGAACGGATTTATAAAGAATTGCAAGAAGAAATGAATCAAGTTTTAGATTTTGAAATCATCAACTATTATAAATTACTTTATACACGTTATTTAATCATGAAACGAGATCTTCCAGCACTGGAAGAAGAGCTGGAGGAATTGAAGAAGGTGTATAAGAAGTATTCTCCGTTTCAGAAGTTGCTATATACGTATAGTAGGGCTTTAATGTACTTTATGAAGCATAGATATAAGGATTCACTTGAGTGTTTAGTTCAGACAGAGTTAATGGCAAAAGAACAAGGATATTATGAGACAGGTATTTATTATAACTTGGCACTTGTATATAGTTATTTAGAACTTGATTATATGGCTATATATTTTGCTAATATTGCATTAGAAGGATTTCGAAGCGAATACAAATTCCGAAACGTGATTAATTGTCAATTGATTATTGCTTTTAGTTACATTCGAAAAAAACAATATGATGAAGCTTTAGAAATGTATAATAATATTTCAAGAGAAGCAATTTCTTTTGCGGATAAAGACGTTATTACTTCAATAGTATTAAATAATCTGGGCTATTTATATTATCATAAAAAAGAGTATAAAAAAGCAAAAGAATATTATTTGCAGTGCTTACAGTATAAAAAAGAAAAAAAAGAAGAAGACCTTAATTATATTGATGCTGTATATGAAATTTCCTTACAATGTGTTCAATTACAAGAGTTTGAAGAGGCAAGAGAATGGATTGATAAAGGCATAATTGTCGCGAAAAAAGATGAAAGATACAAGGGAATGCTGTATTTATTATTAATACTTCAATATAAATACTTTGAAAAAAAAGAAGCGTACAAAAGATTTTTAGAAGCAGAGGCCATTCCTTTTTTTAAAGCAGAAGAAAATACGAAAGATTTAAAAAAGGTTTACTTAGAACTAGCTGAATGTTTCGAAGAATTATCAGAATTCCAAGAAAGTAGTCATTATTATAAATTAGCTGTGAAATTATTAGAAGAAGAAGGAGGAAAATAA
- a CDS encoding amino acid permease — translation MANLFKKKSVTQLLGESKSKTLTKTLGAFDLTMLGIGAIIGTGVLVLTGLVAARDAGPAVIFSFMIAAVVCGFAALCYAEVASTLPVSGSVYTYSYATIGEFIAHLMGWTLLSVYVVTTAAVAGGWTGYFHNLISGFGLEIPKELLTIPAQGGIVNLPAVVITLVLTWLLSRGTKESKRVNNAMVLIKIGIVVLFIAVGVFYVKPENWVPFAPYGLSGIFAGGAAVFFAFLGFDALATSAEEVKNPQRDLPIGIIASLIICTIIYVAVCLVMTGMVSYKELDVPEAMAYVLEVVGQDKVAGVIAVGAVIGIMAVIFAYIYATTRVFFAMSRDGLLPESFAKINKKTEAPTFSTWLTGIGSALIAGFIDLKELSNLANIGALLTFAMVGVSVIILRKTHPKLDRGFKVPLVPLIPIISIACCLFLMVNLPLTTWMYFGAWLAIGVGVYFVYSKKHSHLKEDGSSQDSLEKAN, via the coding sequence GTGGCCAACCTATTTAAAAAGAAATCCGTTACGCAATTGTTAGGGGAAAGTAAAAGTAAAACTTTAACGAAAACACTAGGGGCATTTGACCTAACGATGCTAGGGATTGGTGCGATAATTGGTACAGGAGTACTTGTATTAACTGGATTAGTAGCAGCAAGAGATGCTGGTCCAGCCGTTATTTTTTCATTTATGATTGCGGCTGTTGTTTGTGGATTCGCAGCATTATGTTATGCAGAAGTTGCTTCGACTCTGCCTGTTTCAGGTAGTGTATACACATATTCGTATGCAACGATTGGTGAATTTATTGCCCATTTAATGGGATGGACATTGCTATCCGTATATGTAGTAACAACTGCTGCGGTAGCTGGTGGATGGACAGGTTACTTCCATAACTTAATAAGTGGATTTGGATTAGAAATTCCAAAGGAACTGTTAACGATTCCAGCGCAAGGCGGCATAGTGAATTTGCCAGCGGTGGTTATCACTTTAGTACTGACTTGGTTATTATCGCGTGGTACAAAGGAAAGTAAACGTGTAAATAACGCAATGGTGTTAATAAAAATTGGCATTGTTGTTCTATTTATTGCTGTTGGTGTATTTTACGTAAAACCAGAAAATTGGGTACCGTTTGCACCATATGGTTTAAGTGGAATCTTTGCTGGAGGAGCAGCAGTATTCTTTGCTTTCTTAGGATTTGATGCATTAGCAACTTCAGCAGAAGAAGTGAAAAATCCACAACGTGATCTTCCAATCGGTATTATTGCCTCACTAATCATTTGTACAATCATTTATGTTGCAGTTTGTCTTGTTATGACGGGCATGGTTTCTTATAAGGAATTAGATGTACCAGAAGCGATGGCTTATGTATTAGAAGTTGTAGGACAAGATAAAGTGGCAGGTGTAATCGCAGTTGGAGCTGTAATTGGGATTATGGCTGTAATTTTCGCTTATATTTATGCGACAACGCGCGTATTTTTTGCAATGAGCCGTGACGGTTTATTGCCAGAATCTTTTGCGAAAATTAACAAAAAGACAGAAGCACCAACATTTTCGACTTGGTTAACAGGAATTGGTAGTGCTTTAATTGCTGGATTTATTGATTTGAAAGAATTATCAAATTTAGCGAATATTGGAGCGTTATTAACATTTGCGATGGTAGGTGTATCGGTTATCATCCTTCGTAAAACACATCCGAAATTAGATCGTGGATTTAAGGTACCGCTTGTACCTCTTATACCGATCATTTCAATTGCATGTTGTTTATTCTTAATGGTGAACTTACCGTTAACAACGTGGATGTATTTCGGAGCATGGTTAGCAATTGGAGTTGGTGTATACTTTGTATATTCGAAAAAACATAGTCATTTAAAAGAAGATGGAAGTTCGCAAGATAGTTTAGAAAAAGCTAACTAA
- a CDS encoding heavy metal translocating P-type ATPase has product MAEALVKRKLVLEGLDCANCAMKIEKGIGNLEGVSSCSVNFATKTMVLETEKNKEGHVVTEAKQLVTKLEPHIKVREEQNKKSVKEVLVLNGLDCANCALKIETNVKEMPGISTATVDFVSKKLKIEVTNKKELETVVANVEHVVHKLEPDVKVVREGKKEHHHDHSHGEGNVKKMIVRLAIGGGLTAAALAGLPQAMSISLFIIAYLLIGGEIVWRAVRNIARGQVFDENFLMAVATLGAFAIGEYPEAVAVMLFYQVGELFQSIAVNRSRKSITSLMDIRPEYANVKVGNETKQVSPEDVQIGDYIIVKPGEKVPLDGKVIEGTSMVDTSALTGESVPREVEVGNEVLSGFVNQNGVLTIEVTKEFEESTVSKILDLVQNASSRKAPTENFITKFARYYTPVVVITAAVLAFIPPLILEGATFSEWIYRALVFLVISCPCALVVSIPLGFFGGIGGASKSGILVKGSNYLEALNDVQHIVFDKTGTLTKGVFKVTKMEPAGTTTKEELLEYAAFAEVYSNHPIAQSIRNAYRKSVDEKNIEDYNEISGHGTVVKVNGKEIFAGNAKLMKKENIEFQQPETVGTLVHVAVDGRYAGYIVISDEVKEDSKQAIQKLKELGIKKTVMLTGDAKRIGEAVGKELGLDEVHAELLPEQKVEEIEKIAVAKQSKEKVAFVGDGINDTPVLARADVGIAMGGLGSDAAIEAADIVIMTDEPSKIATAIKIAKRTRSVVWQNIIFALGVKGLVLLLGAFGIATMWEAVFSDVGVTLIAVLNAMRALRVKNL; this is encoded by the coding sequence ATGGCTGAGGCACTTGTGAAACGAAAACTTGTGTTGGAAGGATTGGATTGTGCGAATTGCGCTATGAAAATCGAAAAAGGCATTGGAAATTTAGAAGGCGTATCGTCTTGTTCTGTCAATTTTGCAACGAAGACAATGGTTTTAGAGACAGAGAAAAATAAAGAAGGCCATGTTGTTACGGAAGCAAAACAACTCGTTACGAAATTAGAACCGCACATTAAAGTACGGGAAGAACAAAACAAAAAAAGCGTAAAAGAAGTATTGGTATTAAATGGGTTAGATTGTGCAAATTGCGCATTAAAAATTGAAACGAATGTAAAAGAAATGCCTGGTATTTCAACAGCTACAGTTGATTTCGTATCGAAAAAATTAAAAATAGAAGTTACGAATAAAAAAGAACTAGAAACAGTAGTAGCGAATGTAGAACATGTTGTTCATAAGTTAGAGCCAGATGTAAAAGTTGTTCGTGAGGGGAAAAAAGAACATCATCATGATCATAGCCATGGAGAAGGAAATGTAAAGAAAATGATTGTACGCTTAGCGATAGGTGGGGGATTAACAGCAGCAGCGCTTGCAGGACTACCACAAGCAATGAGTATTTCTCTTTTCATCATCGCATATTTACTAATTGGTGGGGAAATCGTGTGGCGCGCGGTAAGAAATATAGCTCGCGGCCAAGTGTTTGATGAAAACTTTTTAATGGCTGTAGCAACGTTAGGTGCATTTGCGATTGGTGAATATCCTGAAGCAGTTGCAGTTATGCTTTTCTACCAAGTAGGTGAATTGTTCCAAAGTATTGCAGTAAATCGTTCCCGTAAATCAATTACTTCATTAATGGATATTCGTCCTGAATATGCAAACGTTAAAGTCGGAAATGAAACAAAACAAGTCTCACCAGAAGACGTACAAATTGGTGATTATATTATTGTGAAACCAGGTGAGAAAGTACCGTTAGATGGGAAAGTAATTGAAGGAACATCAATGGTAGATACTTCAGCATTAACGGGTGAATCTGTACCGCGAGAAGTAGAAGTTGGGAATGAAGTATTAAGCGGTTTCGTAAACCAAAATGGTGTATTAACCATTGAGGTAACGAAAGAGTTTGAGGAATCAACAGTATCTAAAATTTTAGATTTGGTACAAAATGCAAGTAGCCGTAAAGCACCAACAGAAAATTTCATTACAAAATTTGCTCGCTACTATACGCCTGTTGTCGTGATTACAGCAGCTGTATTGGCATTTATTCCACCTCTTATTTTAGAGGGAGCTACATTCTCAGAGTGGATTTATCGTGCGTTAGTATTTCTTGTTATTTCTTGTCCATGTGCATTAGTCGTATCCATTCCGCTCGGATTCTTCGGTGGCATTGGCGGCGCATCTAAAAGTGGTATTTTAGTGAAAGGAAGTAACTATTTAGAAGCATTAAATGATGTACAACATATTGTTTTTGACAAAACAGGAACATTGACAAAAGGTGTTTTTAAAGTAACAAAAATGGAGCCAGCTGGCACGACTACGAAAGAGGAACTTCTTGAATATGCAGCATTCGCAGAAGTATATTCAAATCATCCAATTGCGCAATCCATTCGAAATGCGTATAGAAAGTCAGTTGATGAAAAAAATATTGAGGATTATAACGAAATTTCTGGTCATGGTACAGTAGTAAAAGTAAATGGAAAAGAAATTTTTGCCGGTAACGCAAAATTAATGAAAAAAGAAAATATTGAATTCCAGCAGCCAGAAACGGTAGGGACACTTGTTCATGTTGCTGTTGACGGAAGATATGCTGGGTATATTGTAATTTCAGATGAAGTAAAAGAAGATTCAAAACAAGCGATTCAGAAATTAAAAGAGCTCGGTATTAAGAAAACAGTTATGCTAACAGGTGATGCCAAACGGATTGGAGAAGCTGTTGGAAAAGAGCTTGGATTAGATGAAGTACATGCGGAACTATTACCAGAGCAAAAAGTAGAAGAAATTGAAAAAATTGCTGTGGCAAAACAGTCGAAAGAAAAAGTTGCTTTCGTTGGTGATGGTATTAATGACACACCAGTATTAGCGAGAGCGGATGTTGGGATTGCGATGGGGGGTTTAGGATCTGATGCAGCGATTGAAGCGGCAGACATTGTCATTATGACAGATGAACCTTCTAAAATCGCAACGGCTATAAAAATTGCCAAACGTACGCGTAGCGTTGTGTGGCAAAATATTATTTTTGCGCTTGGTGTAAAAGGTCTTGTGTTACTACTCGGGGCATTTGGAATTGCAACCATGTGGGAAGCTGTCTTCTCTGATGTCGGTGTTACATTAATTGCTGTATTAAATGCAATGCGTGCGCTTAGAGTAAAAAATTTATAA